A section of the Hemitrygon akajei chromosome 8, sHemAka1.3, whole genome shotgun sequence genome encodes:
- the LOC140731624 gene encoding multidrug and toxin extrusion protein 1-like isoform X3, which produces MTTRHCPLRAAARLEADTERNNGCCSLLISTILGAARSVLGYVFTTDKEIVQLVANVDPVIATFHWFEAIAAMINAGMRLNVDTTYSSSNSQANDIPTEKKEECLDIGRSPHAPRSS; this is translated from the exons ATGACGACAAGACACTGCCCGCTTCGGGCGGCGGCGAGACTGGAAGCGGACACCGAGCGGAATAACG GGTGTTGTTCTCTGCTGATTTCTACTATTCTTGGAGCAGCTCGAAGTGTGCTGGGTTATGTGTTCACCACTGACAA AGAGATTGTTCAGCTGGTTGCCAATGTGGACCCAGTCATTGCCACTTTCCACTGGTTTGAAGCCATTGCC GCAATGATCAACGCTGGTATGAGGCTAAATGTGGACACTACTTACAGCTCCAGTAACAGCCAGGCAAACGATATTCCAACAG aaaaaaaagaagagtgcctggatatcggaagatccccacatgctccacggagttcataa
- the LOC140731624 gene encoding multidrug and toxin extrusion protein 1-like isoform X2 gives MTTRHCPLRAAARLEADTERNNGCCSLLISTILGAARSVLGYVFTTDKEIVQLVANVDPVIATFHWFGLWSGFFVCVVVQAAFFLVVIYKMNWRKASEQAMINAGMRLNVDTTYSSSNSQANDIPTVSCSACCNQTISDARGNY, from the exons ATGACGACAAGACACTGCCCGCTTCGGGCGGCGGCGAGACTGGAAGCGGACACCGAGCGGAATAACG GGTGTTGTTCTCTGCTGATTTCTACTATTCTTGGAGCAGCTCGAAGTGTGCTGGGTTATGTGTTCACCACTGACAA AGAGATTGTTCAGCTGGTTGCCAATGTGGACCCAGTCATTGCCACTTTCCACTGGTTTG GTCTTTGGTCTGGGTTCTTCGTCTGTGTGGTGGTGCAAGCTGCTTTCTTCTTGGTTGTGATCTACAAAATGAACTGGAGGAAGGCCTCTGAACAG GCAATGATCAACGCTGGTATGAGGCTAAATGTGGACACTACTTACAGCTCCAGTAACAGCCAGGCAAACGATATTCCAACAG tctcttgtagtgcgtgctgcaaccaaacaatttccgatgctcgtggcaattactga
- the LOC140731624 gene encoding multidrug and toxin extrusion protein 1-like isoform X1, which produces MTTRHCPLRAAARLEADTERNNGCCSLLISTILGAARSVLGYVFTTDKEIVQLVANVDPVIATFHWFGLWSGFFVCVVVQAAFFLVVIYKMNWRKASEQAMINAGMRLNVDTTYSSSNSQANDIPTEKKEECLDIGRSPHAPRSS; this is translated from the exons ATGACGACAAGACACTGCCCGCTTCGGGCGGCGGCGAGACTGGAAGCGGACACCGAGCGGAATAACG GGTGTTGTTCTCTGCTGATTTCTACTATTCTTGGAGCAGCTCGAAGTGTGCTGGGTTATGTGTTCACCACTGACAA AGAGATTGTTCAGCTGGTTGCCAATGTGGACCCAGTCATTGCCACTTTCCACTGGTTTG GTCTTTGGTCTGGGTTCTTCGTCTGTGTGGTGGTGCAAGCTGCTTTCTTCTTGGTTGTGATCTACAAAATGAACTGGAGGAAGGCCTCTGAACAG GCAATGATCAACGCTGGTATGAGGCTAAATGTGGACACTACTTACAGCTCCAGTAACAGCCAGGCAAACGATATTCCAACAG aaaaaaaagaagagtgcctggatatcggaagatccccacatgctccacggagttcataa